The genomic interval TATTCTTTTTTTTTTATAATTTTATTTCCATGATTTAAAATCAATTGGATCAATTGATCTTCAATAATGAGAATAGTGTTTCTTTTTTTTGAAAAAAACGGGGGATATCTCTTAACTGTACTAAGTTTTTGTGCTTTTTTTTCGTGTATTCTTGTCAATTCAGAAATCAAAACTTCTTGACGAATGTTGAGCACTTTGGAAGCTTCTTGCAGGTATAATTCCTTTTGAATTACATTGTATATTTTTGAAATACTATTCAAAATATTTTTAACTAAAAATGATTTTTTGATGGGGTCATCTTTATGGAATTTTTCATATATTTTTTGTTTAAAGGAAACAAAATTGTAACTATTTCTTGCAATAAAATCTCTGAGTTGAGAAAAAGAATATTTTTTGGATATAAAATCTGGATCTTCTCCATTAGAAATAAATAATACACGTAAATTCATTTCTCGTTCTAACATCATATTAATTACTCTTAAAGAGGCTTTAATTCCAGAACGATCTCCATCATAAAAAAGAACAATATTTGTTGTAAATTTTTTAATCAATAGGACTTGATCCACGGTGAGTGAAATCCCCGAAGAAGAAACTACATTTTTTATACCAGATTGATGTAAAGAAATAACATCTGTATATCCTTCCACTAAATAACAAAAATTTTCTTTTATAATGTTTGTTTTAGCTTGAAACAAGCCATATAAAATTTTACTTTTTTTAAAGATATTACTTTCTGATGAATTGATGTATTTAGTGGAGTATCTATAATCAATATTTCTACCTCCAAAACCGATAACCTTTCCTGATAAATTATGTATTGGAAACATCACACGTTTACGGAAACAATCAAAAAAATGATTGTATTTTCTAAAAACAGAAACCCCAGATTTTTTTATATCTTGTATTTTAAATCCATTTTTTAATGCTGTTTTCGTAAGTATATTCCAAGAAATAGGAGCATAGCCTAATTCAAATTTATGAATTATTTTTATGTCAAAACCTCTTTTTTGAATTAAATAATTTAATCCATTTTTCTGTCCTTCTTGGGTAGAATGTAATTGGTAAATAAAAAAACGTTTTGCATAATCTTGTATCAAGTATAATTTTTCGTATTCTTCTTCCTCTTTTTTATGTTTTTGATCTATATCTAGATGATTAATCTTGATATCATATTTCTTAGCAAGAAAACGTAATGATTCCTCATAAGTGAAATGTTCATGTTCCATAAGAAAAGTAATAATATTCCCTCCTTTTCCAGAACTAAAATCTTTCCATATTTTTTTTGTAGGAGAAACTATAAGAGAAGGTGTTTTTTCATTAGAAAAAGGGCTTAGTCCTCTATAATTCAACCCACTTTTTTTTAATCCTACAAAATCTCCAATAACATCTTCTATACAAGAAACGGAAAGTATTTTTTTTATAGTTTCTTTAGAAATCATAATAATGTTTAATTTCCTAATTTCATTCTACGAATAATTTTTTGTGGATTAGAATCAGAGAAAATAGTAGTTCCTGCCACTAATATATCTGCTCCATTTTTGAATAATAAAGAAGAATTTTCTAAATTTACACCTCCATCTACTTCTATAAGAGCAGAAGAATCTTTTTTTAATATTAAATCCTTAGTATCTTCTAATTTTTGATATGTTTGAGGAATGAATTTTTGTCCACTATAACCAGGATTAACACTCATCAATAAAACAAAATCTATATCTTTAATAATGTCTTGTAAAAGAAAAACTGGAGTATGTGGATTCACAGCCACTCCCACCTTCATCCCATTTTCTTTAATATCATAAATTGTTCGGTTTAAATGAATACAAGCTTCATAATGAATATGTAAATGATCGGCTCCGCAAGCTTTCAACTGTTCAACATAGCGTTCTGGTTGTAATATCATTAAATGTACATCCATAGGCTTATGGGCATATTTTTTTACATATTTACTAAACAAGAATCCAAAAGAAATATTAGAAACGAAAGAGGAATCCATTATGTCAATATGTAACCAATCTGCCTCACTTTTATTCAGCATTTCTATATCACGATACAAAAAAGCTAAATTTGCTGAAAGTAAGGATGGAGCTATAATTTTTTTCATATTTTTTAATAATTAAGAGTTACTTAAAATTTATAGGATATTTAATTTTTATGAAATCATA from Blattabacterium cuenoti carries:
- the rpe gene encoding ribulose-phosphate 3-epimerase; protein product: MKKIIAPSLLSANLAFLYRDIEMLNKSEADWLHIDIMDSSFVSNISFGFLFSKYVKKYAHKPMDVHLMILQPERYVEQLKACGADHLHIHYEACIHLNRTIYDIKENGMKVGVAVNPHTPVFLLQDIIKDIDFVLLMSVNPGYSGQKFIPQTYQKLEDTKDLILKKDSSALIEVDGGVNLENSSLLFKNGADILVAGTTIFSDSNPQKIIRRMKLGN
- the dnaG gene encoding DNA primase — protein: MISKETIKKILSVSCIEDVIGDFVGLKKSGLNYRGLSPFSNEKTPSLIVSPTKKIWKDFSSGKGGNIITFLMEHEHFTYEESLRFLAKKYDIKINHLDIDQKHKKEEEEYEKLYLIQDYAKRFFIYQLHSTQEGQKNGLNYLIQKRGFDIKIIHKFELGYAPISWNILTKTALKNGFKIQDIKKSGVSVFRKYNHFFDCFRKRVMFPIHNLSGKVIGFGGRNIDYRYSTKYINSSESNIFKKSKILYGLFQAKTNIIKENFCYLVEGYTDVISLHQSGIKNVVSSSGISLTVDQVLLIKKFTTNIVLFYDGDRSGIKASLRVINMMLEREMNLRVLFISNGEDPDFISKKYSFSQLRDFIARNSYNFVSFKQKIYEKFHKDDPIKKSFLVKNILNSISKIYNVIQKELYLQEASKVLNIRQEVLISELTRIHEKKAQKLSTVKRYPPFFSKKRNTILIIEDQLIQLILNHGNKIIKKKEYKTTVLEEILRIFKCGNLRFSLKKNQEIFDKICLQKKKKDASNFFYKKNIKYYSLSKWDRKGIQVSSQEDHINQYISDLLLRYQSLCISKLIQKEIIHYQNYLEKDKNRKAFIKKIMHLTNIKNELHKKLHRYV